Sequence from the Rutidosis leptorrhynchoides isolate AG116_Rl617_1_P2 chromosome 3, CSIRO_AGI_Rlap_v1, whole genome shotgun sequence genome:
TTTAATCCTACCACAAAGAAATTTGCATTGATCCCGCTTGTTATTGGAAGTCCAAGCGCTAAAACCTTAATCCGTTTTATGGGTCTGGCGTACCATCCAACCGAGTGTGTTCATTACAAACTTGTATGCATTCTTCGTACAGGACATACTGAGCGTGGGCGACAAGGGTTTAATGAGCATGGGGATAGAATGTACGACATTCAAATATATTATTCCCATACAGGGAAATGGAAGAAACTAAAAGATCAAACTTTCACTCCCTCTAATTATACTAAATTCAGATATGGAGTTTTTTGGAATGGAGCCTTTCACTGGGCACCCTCGTGTCCTAATCCGATGTATTTGAGCCTGGATGATGAACAGATACAAGAATTGTGTTTGCCATCCCCATTACCCGTGAGGGGTGGTCGTTATGGTTGTTATCGCGTGGACATGCCACTTTACTTTGGGGAATCTCGTGGCCATCTACATCTAGTCGAATACTCACATGAAAACAAACCTTCAAGTTTGAATGTGTATGAAATGTTGAGAGATCATGCCGGATGGTTTATCAAGTACCAACTGGACTTCCATGAACTTTTTGCAACTTACCCAAACATGACCCGTACCCGCCGGGTCTTTGAAAATAATGAATTCAGAGTCTTAGATGTGGTTAGAGGTGAGGAAGAAAAAGATACATTCGTGGTGGTGAAAGTTCTAAATAATATCAAGAGGTACAATATCCTTGACAAAAGTTTCCAACTCTTATGTGATATCCCCAATAATATTGAGGAAGTTGAGGGATGTTTCTCAAAAGCATTCTCCGAAATGTTTCATCCTTTTGTCGGTCATCGTTATATCGAGAAAATAGGTCCTGTTTAACGCAAGTGAATTTTGGATATGTGTTCTGATCCAAGCTCATTATGCGATATTAAATTTGACTCCTTGATTATTGAAGAGGCAAGTCTTTATGCTCATTTCATCCTTGATTTTGTAGTTTACTTTCTTCTTGTAGTAGTTCTAAGAGGTAGAAAACCTGCTATGCAGTTTAAAACTTATTGCAACTTAATGCATCTTAGCATAACttattgaatttatttatttatttagtcagTGCACACACTCTTCAGGCAAGTTTCCCAGGTTTTATGGTCAATAGGTCGTAAATTCAAAGCAGGTTATACGGTTGTAGTATCATAATCGTTGCAAAACTTATTTAGCATTTTCATTGCACATTAGCACTTTATTATACAACTATTTACTAAACAAAAACAGGGCATTTCCTTTCCATGTGCTTTTATAATCAACGTTGTTTCACACATATTGGAAAATTCGTCTTTCAGACTGTAGAAAAATTACTTGGTTCAGactctccaacaacaacaacaacaacaacaacaacaacaaaaaaggaAAAAAAGAGCTATTGTTTTCCGTTGCGAAAAAAGCCCCCATATCAATAGAAAAATCGTTAAGAATGAACACTTGAGTGCAATGAGGTTAGAGTTATTCGCGCGTTTAAAGGGCATTACATTGATATTCCACCTATATGTTCATTACCAATATAAAAATAATGAATGGTGTGAATATGCATTATAAAAAAGTCTTCTCGGGAGGCAGAAAAGAGAACAAATATTTCCATAAGAATATTGCATTAAGGGTTTAGGGCTCTCCTAAAATGGCAATAGTATGGCAAAGAGAGGTTTTAAAAAGTTACAATAAACAAAATCTAGACAGAAAATAAGATATCACCCCTCTAACATAAAACAAAATCAATTATCACTTTCAAGTATTAGTGGCCCTAGTGTACATCTGTTGACTAGCATGAGCAAATACCATCCTGATTGCACCTCTCGCCATCAAATCCTTGATCGCGTTTCGTGCCAATGATCCATTGATCTAAAACAAAACAAAGTGTAAGAACATAGAACAATCTTTTAAACTTTATGATGTTTAATTCGCATAGatgatattaaaataattaattgtgaCGATTTACCTATTGAAAATTGAAAAACCGAGGCAAGTAACAAGAGAATGTAACTTTCATGAAGAAAATCAATGTtgcatatattatttttaatacagaATTTAATAAGTACCCTTAATCTGTCTGATAAGATGGAaggtgtaacgaccctgaattttctaacgtttattattaatatttattatttatacttgcgctttaataaatgtatttatatatatttacttgttatcgtatttgaatctccatggcccgacttgtctttgtgacgtgCGTACttctcacgaataatatttttgaatattatttacattcatgatcatttattattaatcattttaattaactaaggttagtagttaattacttgggctttatttatttaaattgcatacttacttgtacttgggcttggacttttatttcatggactagtaagcccaccctacacatttaatggacttgtaagcccatgttatATGCTAATATTACATTAAGGTAAAGCATGAATTAATTAGCTTAATTTAGAGACAAAACACTTCAAGCATGCTACACCTTTCTCACATGCATTTAACTTACTACCCTTTCCTAGCATACTATAATATCCCACACTTGAAAGTTGGCTAGTTGACTACCCTTTTAAGCACTCCAAAGCCGTCCACTTTGAGGCTTCAAGGAgggagttttattttattttaacttgTTACATATTGCAAGTAtcctttcatttttcacacactcaCATAATACTTAcattttttctctcatattctctctcaaacttgtaagtatcaagcttcaattcttcttctttttcctttaacaaAACGAATTATATCATCACATATCTTCATCATTTGCTTGATTTGTTACTTGTTATtgattgttgttgttaaag
This genomic interval carries:
- the LOC139899900 gene encoding F-box protein At5g07610-like — translated: MMNTEAKSNLLNKSEDDDHDSIADQSNHESAELIGCNVDLLSKIFLGLPAKSILRFISVSKLWQSLLTHPRFSPLFDKLFNSSGLYYHELHVSFDVENPTTPPFCTLDFYHTNGIRIVQSCNGLLLCRCDKDAYKYEYEYVNESSGNYYVFNPTTKKFALIPLVIGSPSAKTLIRFMGLAYHPTECVHYKLVCILRTGHTERGRQGFNEHGDRMYDIQIYYSHTGKWKKLKDQTFTPSNYTKFRYGVFWNGAFHWAPSCPNPMYLSLDDEQIQELCLPSPLPVRGGRYGCYRVDMPLYFGESRGHLHLVEYSHENKPSSLNVYEMLRDHAGWFIKYQLDFHELFATYPNMTRTRRVFENNEFRVLDVVRGEEEKDTFVVVKVLNNIKRYNILDKSFQLLCDIPNNIEEVEGCFSKAFSEMFHPFVGHRYIEKIGPV